In Caldicellulosiruptor morganii, the following proteins share a genomic window:
- a CDS encoding IS110 family RNA-guided transposase, whose translation MNLKPIAGIDVAKYFSEMVIISPTNEIIARLTIRHNNPSDFDRAIEILKKVEEDFAARPIIVMEATGHYHKILSRFFTSNGWDVSIINPIQSNSIKNAGVRKVKNDKTDALWIALTFRLTDSTVVQPSSEILDCLKNLCRQYYNLSDELTSYKYRLTSVVDQIMLNFKEVFPDICSKTSLAILENYPTPTDILGADSEKLISIIQLTSKKSYQWAKEKYELLVAKAKQFQPFSISDLATVTMLKVYINMVLNLQQNIDKIFEAINQLVQQSSQSQPSLMENINLLQSIPGIGFLSAATILAEIGDFEKFSKPNKLVAFFGVDPSVNQSGQFVGTKNKMSKRGSKILRRILFTIALANIRTKRNSKPCNPVLFEYYQKKCQQKPKKVALGAVMRKIICIIFAVMRDKKPFELRTPEEHIQKYFNKTAVCSA comes from the coding sequence ATGAATCTAAAACCTATTGCCGGGATTGATGTAGCCAAGTATTTCAGCGAAATGGTGATTATATCTCCTACAAATGAAATAATTGCCCGCTTGACTATCCGTCACAATAATCCCTCTGATTTTGATAGGGCTATTGAAATCCTTAAAAAAGTTGAAGAGGATTTCGCAGCACGCCCTATCATCGTCATGGAAGCCACAGGGCATTACCACAAAATCCTCTCCCGCTTCTTTACTTCTAATGGCTGGGATGTTTCAATTATCAATCCCATCCAATCTAATTCTATCAAAAATGCGGGAGTTAGAAAAGTAAAAAATGATAAAACCGATGCCCTGTGGATTGCATTAACTTTTAGACTTACTGACTCTACTGTAGTACAACCTTCATCTGAAATCCTCGACTGCTTGAAAAACCTATGCCGCCAGTATTACAACCTCAGTGATGAACTAACCTCTTACAAATACAGACTTACTTCTGTCGTCGATCAAATTATGCTCAATTTCAAAGAGGTCTTCCCTGACATTTGTTCTAAAACATCCTTGGCTATACTTGAAAACTACCCAACTCCAACCGATATCTTAGGCGCTGACAGCGAAAAACTTATTTCCATCATTCAGCTAACCTCTAAAAAAAGCTATCAATGGGCCAAAGAAAAATATGAATTACTTGTCGCAAAAGCTAAACAGTTTCAACCTTTTTCTATATCAGACTTAGCAACTGTTACTATGCTTAAAGTCTATATTAACATGGTCCTGAATTTACAGCAGAATATCGACAAAATTTTTGAAGCCATAAATCAACTTGTTCAGCAATCTTCGCAATCTCAGCCTTCACTCATGGAAAATATTAACCTCCTTCAATCTATCCCCGGCATAGGTTTTCTATCCGCTGCAACTATCCTTGCTGAAATAGGTGATTTCGAAAAATTTTCAAAACCCAACAAGCTTGTTGCTTTCTTTGGTGTAGATCCTTCCGTAAATCAATCGGGGCAATTTGTTGGCACAAAAAATAAAATGTCTAAACGTGGTTCTAAAATCTTGCGAAGAATCTTATTTACAATTGCTCTTGCCAATATCAGAACAAAAAGAAATTCTAAACCTTGTAATCCTGTATTATTCGAATACTATCAGAAAAAGTGCCAACAAAAGCCCAAAAAAGTTGCATTAGGTGCTGTTATGAGAAAAATTATTTGTATTATCTTTGCTGTTATGCGCGATAAAAAACCTTTTGAACTTAGAACTCCAGAAGAACATATTCAAAAATACTTTAATAAAACTGCAGTTTGTAGTGCATAA
- a CDS encoding radical SAM/SPASM domain-containing protein: protein MSKEQIIKYKYAEEKKIIPLPNDDIIILDVSSPNWLKTSITGKYLLEEMKEPKTIDELTAKISQVYGLPIDVVKPIIRETVEKFYETGVVIRIDKDNKFTSREKQKIESLGLQQIWINVTYACNLNCSHCFARMKGDTGFIPANDLIRIFKEAQSLGVQEIVISGGEPTLHPELENILREARKIGDWKIKLITNGYLSGNPENERKIKSLCNYVDDIQVSFDGIKPETHDAIRGKGSFEKAYRFMFLLSEVESIKTGISFTPLPKNINEIPKLFNFAIQVKATYIHLNRPKYPLNTLAFPSLDLFMSQQFAEEAFTAYDKLVQEFYKSFEDMRNLNVRLPIIDTSFDPASELLSPLKKERCSAGILTIAIDPKGDVFPCAALMRREMLYFGNVFEEGLEKIYKRGRDKMIELFSVEKNDKCKECLFRYFCGGGCRATAKDLKECDYLCDIFQKRFIDFWKRISLPVIRTYANKIYETREGGIKRLTC from the coding sequence ATGAGTAAAGAACAAATCATAAAATATAAATATGCCGAAGAGAAAAAAATAATACCACTTCCAAACGACGATATTATTATTTTAGATGTTTCATCGCCCAACTGGTTAAAAACATCAATTACAGGAAAATATTTATTAGAAGAAATGAAAGAACCTAAAACAATAGATGAATTAACTGCTAAAATATCTCAGGTTTACGGCTTACCAATAGACGTAGTTAAGCCTATTATTCGTGAGACTGTAGAAAAATTTTATGAAACAGGTGTTGTTATAAGGATAGATAAAGACAACAAATTTACTTCGAGGGAAAAGCAGAAAATTGAATCATTAGGACTACAACAAATATGGATTAATGTAACATATGCCTGTAATTTAAATTGTTCTCATTGTTTTGCACGTATGAAAGGAGATACAGGCTTTATACCTGCTAATGATTTAATTCGTATATTTAAAGAAGCTCAAAGCTTGGGAGTTCAGGAGATAGTGATATCTGGGGGCGAACCAACACTCCATCCTGAATTAGAAAATATATTAAGAGAAGCAAGAAAAATAGGTGATTGGAAGATTAAGTTGATAACTAATGGATACTTATCTGGTAATCCTGAAAATGAAAGAAAAATAAAATCTCTTTGTAACTACGTTGATGATATCCAGGTTTCTTTTGATGGGATAAAACCTGAAACTCATGATGCTATTAGAGGGAAAGGTTCTTTTGAAAAAGCGTATCGATTTATGTTTTTATTGTCAGAAGTTGAAAGCATTAAAACAGGTATTTCATTTACGCCATTACCAAAAAATATAAATGAGATTCCAAAATTATTTAATTTTGCAATTCAAGTTAAAGCAACTTATATACACTTAAATCGGCCTAAGTATCCCCTTAATACTTTGGCTTTTCCGTCATTAGACTTATTCATGTCACAACAATTTGCTGAAGAAGCTTTTACTGCTTATGATAAACTTGTACAAGAATTCTATAAATCCTTCGAGGATATGAGAAATCTTAATGTTAGACTTCCAATTATCGATACAAGTTTTGATCCAGCTTCTGAATTACTAAGCCCACTTAAAAAAGAAAGGTGTAGTGCTGGTATATTGACAATTGCAATTGATCCAAAGGGAGATGTATTTCCTTGTGCTGCCTTAATGAGAAGAGAAATGTTATATTTTGGCAATGTTTTTGAGGAAGGACTTGAAAAGATTTATAAAAGAGGACGCGATAAAATGATAGAGTTATTTTCAGTTGAAAAAAATGATAAATGCAAAGAATGTTTGTTTCGATATTTCTGTGGTGGTGGATGTAGAGCAACTGCCAAGGATTTGAAGGAATGTGATTATTTATGTGATATATTCCAAAAGCGCTTTATAGATTTTTGGAAAAGGATTTCTCTGCCTGTAATAAGAACTTATGCAAATAAGATTTACGAAACAAGAGAAGGAGGTATAAAAAGATTGACATGTTAG
- a CDS encoding B12-binding domain-containing radical SAM protein: MTRSHVILIQACKFSLITEKYKERYPYPPFGLICLANILKMNGYDVTIIDLYLEPLSKREFVKKLTQSKRPLLIGISSYTDSILDAYKIAETAKEIYYDVPIIMGGPHVSFMFEEVMKDCYAVDFCCLGEGEPVLVELLEYLQYGVPNLKDIYGLVYRNSLGQCIANPKRGFIDSLDIMPFPWFSEKVQSIIREGEGFVFVSSRGCPGECIFCASRALSGPKYRCHSAEWLASLIYYYYKLLSFKMFGPLDDTFTANRIRLKKFLSYLKILEINIPWSCKSRVDVIDGELVEILYKSKCISVHIGVESGDDEVLKSIEKRITVEKVLKAITLLASKGIRAECSFIIGHPSDTLESIERTLILADKFR; this comes from the coding sequence ATGACGCGGTCACATGTTATATTAATTCAAGCCTGCAAATTCTCATTAATTACTGAAAAGTACAAAGAAAGGTATCCTTATCCACCTTTTGGATTGATTTGCCTTGCTAATATATTGAAGATGAATGGATATGATGTAACTATTATAGACTTATACTTAGAGCCACTAAGCAAAAGAGAATTTGTTAAAAAACTTACACAAAGTAAAAGACCATTATTAATCGGTATATCAAGCTATACTGATTCTATTCTAGATGCTTATAAAATAGCTGAAACTGCCAAAGAAATTTATTATGATGTTCCAATAATTATGGGCGGTCCCCATGTTAGTTTTATGTTTGAAGAAGTTATGAAAGATTGCTATGCTGTAGACTTTTGTTGCTTAGGAGAAGGTGAACCTGTTTTAGTTGAATTATTAGAGTATCTACAGTATGGAGTTCCAAATTTAAAAGATATATATGGACTTGTGTACCGTAACAGTTTAGGACAATGTATTGCTAATCCTAAAAGAGGCTTTATAGATTCTCTTGATATTATGCCTTTTCCATGGTTTTCTGAAAAGGTCCAATCTATAATTAGAGAAGGAGAAGGTTTTGTTTTTGTATCCAGCCGAGGGTGTCCTGGAGAATGTATTTTTTGTGCTTCGAGAGCTCTATCGGGTCCAAAATATCGCTGCCACTCAGCTGAGTGGTTAGCAAGTCTTATCTATTACTATTACAAACTTTTATCCTTTAAAATGTTTGGACCTTTAGATGATACTTTTACAGCTAATCGAATAAGGTTGAAAAAGTTTTTAAGTTATTTAAAAATTTTAGAAATTAACATTCCTTGGTCGTGTAAGAGTAGAGTTGATGTTATTGATGGAGAATTGGTGGAGATATTGTATAAATCAAAATGCATATCTGTTCATATTGGTGTAGAAAGTGGCGATGATGAAGTTCTTAAATCTATTGAAAAAAGGATAACTGTAGAAAAAGTATTAAAAGCAATTACACTATTAGCTTCAAAAGGTATTCGTGCAGAATGTTCTTTTATTATTGGTCATCCAAGTGATACATTAGAATCTATTGAAAGAACCCTTATTTTAGCTGACAAATTTAGATAA
- a CDS encoding cysteine peptidase family C39 domain-containing protein translates to MKIGLGLGKENDDGIQMQVKHFDCGKAVLSQILMDFELFHADLSLPEPSSMKDIVEVASKHGCLAYGYSEATLTLIEESIKRNGKVMTLLKIYYPFEGWWVKPTKLMLKVLCGKEDLYHWVMIEKIHEKYIYIIDPYFGKIKLSRYSFEDCWTKKVIFIYNPLTRSKTIAKRGEDNICIP, encoded by the coding sequence ATGAAAATTGGATTAGGTCTTGGAAAGGAAAATGATGATGGAATCCAGATGCAAGTGAAGCATTTTGATTGTGGAAAGGCAGTTTTAAGCCAGATTTTAATGGATTTTGAGCTTTTTCATGCTGATTTATCATTGCCAGAACCTAGTTCAATGAAAGATATTGTTGAAGTTGCCTCAAAGCATGGTTGCTTAGCTTACGGTTATAGTGAAGCAACACTCACGCTAATTGAAGAGAGTATTAAAAGGAATGGCAAAGTTATGACACTTTTAAAAATTTATTATCCATTTGAGGGGTGGTGGGTAAAACCTACCAAATTAATGTTAAAAGTGCTATGTGGGAAAGAAGATTTGTATCATTGGGTTATGATAGAGAAAATACACGAGAAATATATTTACATTATTGATCCTTATTTCGGTAAAATAAAATTGTCAAGATATTCTTTTGAAGATTGTTGGACAAAAAAAGTTATTTTTATTTATAATCCACTTACTCGTAGCAAAACTATTGCAAAAAGAGGGGAGGATAACATATGTATCCCATAG
- a CDS encoding ABC transporter ATP-binding protein has product MYPIETIELTKIYRKTSQGIEGIEKISLKLSEGQILSLLGPNGAGKTTFIKIITSQILPDSGEVFIYGNPLCKIIKESQILIRQQIGYLPETPFFYAKLTGWEFARFMESIYNCPLEEGGSLSFHSIADAFNLTSHLNKLIASYSQGMLRKLVLCFAITFGKKIIILDEPSNGLDPDSYLTLKDILRECRAQKRAILLSTHHLSLAQEIADEIAIFHQGHIKCKVKNDGSVEVLYKKIIHEVKNIE; this is encoded by the coding sequence ATGTATCCCATAGAAACTATAGAGCTTACAAAGATTTATCGCAAAACTTCTCAAGGGATTGAAGGAATAGAAAAGATAAGTCTTAAGCTTTCAGAGGGACAGATACTGTCGTTGTTAGGACCTAATGGTGCAGGAAAAACTACTTTCATTAAAATAATTACTTCACAAATATTACCTGACAGTGGTGAAGTATTTATTTATGGAAATCCACTTTGCAAAATAATTAAAGAATCTCAAATTTTAATTCGACAACAAATTGGATATTTGCCAGAAACGCCGTTTTTCTACGCCAAATTAACAGGTTGGGAATTTGCAAGATTTATGGAGAGTATATATAATTGTCCTTTAGAAGAAGGTGGTAGTTTAAGTTTTCATAGTATCGCAGACGCTTTTAATTTGACTTCTCACTTAAATAAATTAATAGCTTCTTATTCGCAAGGCATGTTACGTAAACTTGTTCTTTGTTTTGCAATAACTTTTGGCAAAAAAATTATTATTCTTGATGAACCTTCAAACGGTTTAGATCCTGATAGTTATTTGACATTAAAAGATATCTTGCGCGAATGTAGAGCTCAGAAAAGAGCTATTTTGCTTTCTACACATCATTTATCTTTAGCCCAAGAGATTGCAGATGAAATTGCAATATTTCATCAGGGGCATATAAAATGTAAAGTAAAAAACGATGGTTCAGTAGAAGTATTATACAAAAAAATAATTCACGAGGTGAAAAATATAGAATGA
- a CDS encoding IS256-like element ISCsa2 family transposase, with amino-acid sequence MEKNEIFETAKNMAIEQVLNMYCSKDDPTRPALKQLLENLLDCFMLSERTVYLAKNENDKGNGFYGRKLATPVGSLEISVPRTRSGNFRPSILPDRYKRVDSSYTDLLMSLVANGYSESSLVQTLKSMNLPYSEDEIEKIKNDLKNELQLFKQRELPESAFALIIDGYHCEIKDNSKVKQATCYVVLGIDLEGKKDIFGIYTFFGKENKADWMRVFDDLITRGLKKVLIVVSDDFPGIIDAVRLAYPLADHQLCFVHLQRNVRKHMAKDDASVFNKELDKLRTSSADFDEAISKFKLLCEQYSSKYPRFIKGICEKAEFYLAHMRYPEDLRKYIYTTNAVESVNSMIEKIRINSGGYFQSVEVLEINIYLQRENLRRGKWKNGVPILKKCSYNILQLYNIRYEMETQNS; translated from the coding sequence ATGGAGAAAAATGAAATTTTTGAAACCGCTAAAAATATGGCTATCGAGCAAGTATTAAATATGTATTGCTCCAAAGATGATCCTACTCGCCCAGCTTTAAAACAGCTTTTGGAAAACTTGCTCGATTGCTTTATGTTATCAGAAAGAACTGTTTACCTTGCTAAAAACGAAAACGATAAAGGCAATGGTTTTTACGGCAGAAAACTTGCAACACCTGTTGGCAGCCTTGAAATTTCTGTTCCTCGCACACGCTCTGGTAACTTTCGACCTTCCATTCTCCCTGACCGCTACAAAAGGGTTGACAGCTCATACACTGACCTGCTCATGTCTTTAGTCGCCAATGGTTACTCAGAAAGTTCTCTTGTCCAAACTCTTAAAAGCATGAATCTGCCTTATTCTGAAGACGAAATCGAAAAAATCAAAAACGATCTTAAAAACGAGCTTCAACTTTTCAAACAAAGAGAACTTCCTGAAAGTGCTTTTGCTCTTATCATTGACGGTTACCATTGCGAAATTAAAGATAACTCAAAAGTTAAACAAGCTACTTGCTATGTCGTGCTTGGCATTGATTTAGAAGGCAAAAAAGATATCTTCGGTATCTACACTTTCTTCGGCAAAGAAAACAAAGCCGATTGGATGAGAGTCTTTGACGACTTAATTACAAGAGGTCTTAAAAAAGTCTTAATAGTTGTAAGCGATGATTTTCCAGGCATTATCGATGCTGTTAGACTCGCTTATCCCCTTGCCGACCATCAACTATGTTTTGTTCACCTTCAACGCAATGTCAGAAAACATATGGCAAAAGATGATGCTTCCGTTTTCAACAAAGAGCTTGATAAACTAAGAACTTCCTCTGCTGATTTTGACGAAGCTATTTCAAAGTTCAAACTTCTTTGTGAGCAATACTCCTCAAAATATCCTCGATTCATAAAAGGTATTTGCGAAAAAGCAGAGTTCTATCTTGCACATATGAGGTATCCTGAAGATTTAAGAAAGTACATTTATACTACTAATGCTGTAGAAAGCGTAAACAGTATGATTGAAAAGATAAGAATAAACTCCGGTGGTTATTTTCAATCTGTAGAAGTTTTAGAGATAAACATATATTTACAAAGAGAAAACTTGCGTCGGGGCAAGTGGAAAAACGGAGTACCTATTCTTAAAAAATGTAGTTACAATATATTACAGCTCTACAATATACGCTATGAAATGGAAACACAAAATTCTTGA
- a CDS encoding DUF6809 family protein translates to MITIEKTQTNDVFEKVFSQLTVDLVSYRSNEILKDQEYLKTTGQIDILEAKLKELMSDEAKKIYEEIEELQSYLCAIYELHGYKQGLKDGAKLTVKLLAE, encoded by the coding sequence ATGATAACAATTGAGAAAACTCAAACAAATGATGTATTTGAAAAAGTCTTTTCACAGCTAACAGTTGACCTTGTAAGCTATAGGTCTAATGAAATTTTAAAAGACCAAGAGTATTTGAAGACAACAGGACAAATTGATATCCTTGAGGCAAAGCTCAAAGAACTGATGAGTGATGAAGCAAAGAAAATTTATGAAGAGATTGAAGAGCTCCAGAGCTATTTATGTGCCATCTATGAACTTCACGGTTATAAGCAAGGGCTCAAAGATGGTGCAAAGCTGACAGTAAAGCTTTTGGCAGAATGA
- a CDS encoding sigma-70 family RNA polymerase sigma factor, with protein sequence MQQTALPQLTESQRQLLIVDNLKLVYHVANKFMPCPKGYYYEVEDLVSEGYIGLVVAAKNYDPTKGSFSTYACKVIESKIKRSLPKYKLSCAISLDSPVSKEPEEDTSTVADTISDGYSVEKEVIRKDTIDKLQRYFDTLTDEEKERVLYYISTGKNPPASDKVFKKARRKIIAKMRQEQFEADLDDLTVFISCPAVHIASGSNFGYSPVEATVIDREEKRKQLEVLSTIPQLSKLRVLKQQGEQDRIKLLAAKWEVEEFIERNWDNLTVYNVRLLKDYFVFCLSHLSMVQKYGSKYREQLKRVVKKLAL encoded by the coding sequence ATGCAGCAAACAGCTTTACCGCAGCTTACAGAATCCCAGAGACAGCTTCTAATTGTCGACAACTTAAAGCTTGTGTATCATGTTGCAAATAAATTTATGCCATGTCCAAAAGGCTATTACTATGAAGTGGAGGACCTTGTCAGTGAAGGCTATATTGGTCTTGTTGTTGCAGCAAAGAACTATGACCCTACCAAAGGCAGTTTTTCTACTTATGCTTGTAAGGTGATTGAGAGCAAGATAAAAAGAAGCTTGCCAAAATACAAGTTATCTTGTGCCATCTCTTTGGACAGTCCAGTATCAAAAGAACCAGAAGAAGATACATCTACAGTTGCAGATACAATATCAGATGGTTATTCAGTTGAAAAAGAAGTAATTAGAAAAGACACTATTGATAAACTGCAAAGGTATTTTGATACCTTGACTGATGAGGAAAAAGAGAGGGTTTTATATTACATCTCCACAGGAAAGAATCCACCTGCAAGTGATAAGGTGTTCAAAAAAGCAAGAAGAAAGATAATAGCCAAGATGAGACAAGAACAGTTTGAGGCAGACCTTGACGACTTGACAGTGTTTATATCCTGCCCAGCTGTGCACATAGCAAGTGGTAGTAATTTTGGCTATTCACCAGTTGAGGCAACTGTTATTGATAGAGAGGAGAAAAGAAAACAGCTTGAGGTTTTGTCTACAATACCACAGCTCAGCAAGCTTAGGGTTTTAAAACAACAAGGTGAACAGGACAGAATCAAACTTCTTGCTGCCAAGTGGGAAGTAGAAGAGTTTATTGAACGCAACTGGGATAATCTCACAGTCTATAATGTAAGACTTCTTAAAGATTACTTTGTATTTTGTCTTTCACATCTTTCGATGGTACAAAAGTATGGCAGCAAGTACAGAGAACAATTAAAAAGAGTGGTCAAAAAGTTAGCTTTGTAA
- a CDS encoding class II glutamine amidotransferase, producing MLREGQVRIPSGCAISGFINKKGVRISGTDIINSIAIMKERGNGLGGGFAAYGIYPDRKDWYAFHLFFDDIKAKEDTEHFLNQNFEVLEGEVIPTRKVSSIQNAPIVWRYFVKPLEKRLRDTEKTEEDFVVDSVMFINSQIEGAYVFSSGKNMGAFKGVGYPEDIGEFFRIDEYKAYIWTAHSRFPTNTPGWWGGAHPFTLLDWSIVHNGEISSYGTNYRYLEMFGYRCTLRTDTEVMAYLFDLLLRKHKLPVEIAAKALAAPFWSVIDRQSEEEREKLRAIRAVYQSCLVNGPFSIILGFSNGILALNDRIKLRPLVAAQKGDFVYVASEESAIREICKDLDRVWMPKGGEAVYVTLDEGVIV from the coding sequence TTGCTAAGAGAAGGGCAAGTCAGGATTCCGTCGGGTTGTGCTATATCCGGGTTTATTAACAAAAAAGGTGTGAGGATTTCGGGCACAGATATCATAAATTCCATTGCCATTATGAAAGAAAGAGGTAATGGGCTTGGCGGTGGGTTTGCAGCATATGGAATCTATCCTGACAGAAAAGACTGGTACGCTTTTCACCTGTTCTTTGATGACATAAAGGCAAAAGAGGATACAGAGCATTTTCTGAACCAGAACTTTGAGGTTTTGGAAGGTGAAGTGATTCCAACAAGAAAGGTTTCAAGCATTCAAAACGCTCCGATTGTGTGGCGATACTTTGTAAAGCCTCTTGAGAAAAGGTTGAGAGATACCGAAAAGACAGAAGAGGACTTTGTTGTTGACAGTGTCATGTTCATAAACAGTCAAATTGAGGGTGCATATGTATTTTCAAGCGGCAAGAACATGGGAGCATTCAAAGGGGTTGGATATCCTGAAGATATAGGAGAGTTTTTCAGGATTGATGAATACAAGGCATATATCTGGACAGCACATTCAAGATTTCCAACAAACACACCTGGCTGGTGGGGCGGTGCACACCCGTTTACACTGCTTGACTGGTCAATTGTCCACAACGGTGAGATTTCATCATATGGGACAAATTATAGATACTTAGAGATGTTTGGATACAGATGCACACTCAGAACAGACACAGAGGTCATGGCATACCTTTTTGATCTGCTTTTAAGAAAGCACAAACTTCCTGTTGAGATTGCAGCAAAAGCACTGGCAGCACCGTTCTGGAGTGTGATAGACAGGCAAAGCGAAGAGGAAAGAGAAAAACTGAGAGCAATTAGAGCTGTGTATCAATCATGCCTTGTAAACGGTCCATTTTCTATCATTTTGGGATTTTCAAATGGAATATTGGCATTGAATGATAGGATAAAGCTAAGACCACTTGTTGCAGCACAAAAAGGCGACTTTGTTTATGTTGCATCAGAGGAGTCGGCTATCAGGGAGATTTGCAAAGACCTTGATAGGGTCTGGATGCCCAAGGGTGGCGAAGCTGTTTATGTTACTCTTGATGAAGGGGTGATAGTATGA
- a CDS encoding glutamate synthase-related protein — protein sequence MISLYENEFEVVRDELKCIRCKVCVRQCANEVHEYDEEEDRVVADSSKCVACHRCVVMCPTKALTIKKTENAFKENANWTAAYINEIYKQAETGGILLTGMGNDKPIPIYWDRLLINASQVTNPSIDPLREPMELKTFIGRKPDKLEFDENGNLKTKLPPQLELEVPIMFSAMSFGSISLNACESLAAAAVEVGTYWNTGEGGLHQKLYKYKERAIVQCASGRFGVDVDYLNAGAAIEIKIGQGAKPGIGGHLPGEKVGEEVSRTRMIPVGSDAISPAPHHDIYSIEDLRQLIFALKEATNYTKPVGVKIAAVHNVAAIASGIARAGADFITIDGVRGGTGAAPLRIRDNVGIPIELALAAVDSRLREEGIRNQVSIIVAGSIRNSADVVKAIALGADAVYIGTAALISLGCHVCQKCHTGKCNWGIATQDPVLVKRLNPEIGAKRAANLLRAWSHEIKEMLGLMGINALESLRGNRLMLRAVGLTEKEMEILGVKHAGETNGKMSRGFLRKIF from the coding sequence ATGATTTCGCTATATGAAAACGAATTTGAGGTCGTAAGGGACGAGCTAAAGTGTATTCGCTGTAAAGTATGTGTGAGACAGTGCGCAAACGAAGTTCATGAATATGATGAAGAGGAAGACAGGGTTGTTGCAGATTCTTCAAAGTGTGTTGCATGCCACAGATGTGTTGTTATGTGCCCGACAAAAGCACTTACAATCAAAAAGACAGAAAATGCATTCAAGGAGAATGCTAACTGGACAGCAGCTTATATAAATGAAATCTACAAACAGGCAGAGACAGGTGGAATACTTTTGACCGGTATGGGCAATGACAAGCCAATACCAATTTACTGGGATAGGCTCCTGATAAACGCATCCCAGGTTACAAATCCATCAATTGACCCGCTGAGAGAGCCAATGGAGCTCAAAACCTTTATTGGTAGAAAGCCTGATAAGCTTGAGTTCGATGAAAACGGCAACCTTAAAACAAAGCTTCCACCACAGCTTGAATTAGAGGTACCTATTATGTTTTCTGCGATGTCATTTGGTTCAATATCGCTCAATGCTTGCGAGTCTTTGGCAGCGGCAGCAGTTGAGGTAGGGACATACTGGAATACAGGTGAAGGTGGACTTCATCAAAAGCTTTACAAATACAAAGAAAGAGCAATAGTTCAGTGCGCATCGGGAAGATTTGGTGTTGATGTTGACTATCTGAACGCAGGTGCAGCAATTGAGATAAAGATAGGTCAGGGTGCAAAGCCGGGAATTGGCGGGCACCTTCCTGGTGAGAAGGTTGGTGAAGAGGTATCAAGAACGAGAATGATTCCAGTTGGCTCTGACGCAATCTCACCGGCACCGCACCATGATATTTATTCAATTGAAGACTTAAGACAGCTCATTTTTGCTCTAAAAGAGGCGACAAACTACACAAAACCGGTTGGTGTCAAGATTGCAGCTGTGCACAACGTTGCAGCCATTGCATCTGGGATTGCAAGAGCAGGGGCTGACTTTATCACAATAGACGGTGTAAGGGGCGGAACAGGAGCAGCACCGCTTAGAATAAGAGACAATGTTGGTATACCTATTGAGCTGGCACTGGCAGCGGTTGACTCAAGACTTCGAGAAGAAGGGATCAGGAATCAGGTTTCAATAATTGTTGCAGGTTCAATCAGAAACAGCGCGGATGTTGTAAAGGCTATTGCACTTGGTGCCGATGCAGTCTATATTGGAACAGCAGCGCTGATTTCCTTAGGGTGCCATGTTTGCCAGAAGTGCCACACCGGAAAGTGCAACTGGGGTATTGCAACACAGGACCCTGTTCTGGTAAAAAGGCTAAATCCAGAAATTGGGGCTAAAAGAGCTGCAAACCTGCTCCGTGCATGGTCACATGAGATAAAAGAGATGCTGGGATTGATGGGAATAAATGCTCTGGAGAGCTTGAGAGGAAATAGACTTATGCTTCGAGCAGTTGGGCTTACAGAAAAAGAGATGGAGATTCTTGGTGTAAAGCATGCAGGAGAGACAAACGGTAAAATGTCAAGAGGGTTTTTAAGAAAAATTTTTTAG